The Siniperca chuatsi isolate FFG_IHB_CAS linkage group LG17, ASM2008510v1, whole genome shotgun sequence genomic sequence GTTTTCAGTCTATTTTCTTTTCACCGCTGAGAGCACTGTCAGATTTGATGTTTCGATGCTGATTCGATTCATACATTTCCCAGCACCTCCCCGGTGGCAGTATCTCACTCTCATTTCTTCTTAGATGGAGCCGAATGTATTGTGACAGCTTCCAAGTCTGTGACAGTTAAATGACGATAtgcttgtctttgtttgcaGGATGCGTCTTTATCATACGATCCAGAGACGCCACAAGATGACATCCAGAGTGATGTCGTGTTTCGTGAAGGACAGACTCTGGGCGGACATGTCACCCACACACCTCGCCTCATTGCCATGGATCTCAAAGGTAACTTTTCCTATCACATGCTCTTATCACATGCTCTTATCACATGCTCTTATTACATGCTCTTATTAATGCTGAAAACATCCTCTGTGCTGGAGcagctttattttttcttggtgttttgatttaaatgattcCTATTTTGTGTACTAGTTTAATGGCTTCATCAAAggtcatgtttttgttgtttagatTCCTTAAGTGGATACAGTTTCATACAGTAACGTGGATGTGTATGGTGCTTGGTAAGGTGAATCACCTGCTCTTTGCCTGTCACACTCTTGTCTGTAACAGGAAGTCTTCGGACTCTACGGCTGGAGGGAAGTCTGTATGACACTGGCAAAGACACCTCTGCTGTCACATGGTAAATAAGAGACTCTCTGTATGTGTAGTATTGCCTGTCTGTGTTTACAGATTTCAGGGCCCAACATATTTTGTCACCACTGGTggattattgcagctttaaacattGTTGGGATTTTCTGTGAAACGCTTGTTTGGCACCTTCAgttacacatttgtttttggtgCAATTAAATACTATAAGTTCAACAGCAACAATCCTTTAGTGTTTTTTACATAGTTAATGAAACCTACATTGATGGATATATCAGATCCAACAAAGTTTCCTTTCTTATTGAAGATTTTATTACCGGTATTGAAACCAAGAGTCTTTGTATGGACAATTCTTGGTGTTTTTTGTTATAAAAATGCACTCCATCTGGCAGGGAGGGAAGCCTCATGATGCACGAAGAAAGTCCTCCTGCGAAGAACCCCTTTCTTGAAGATCTGGACAAGTTGGATGTGAGTATTTATGGTGGAAATAAAAGTGACAAGCAGCTTAATGACACATAACGTTTTTCCATCCCAATATTGTCTTGAGACAGTGACGCCAAGCATTTTGTAATAATGGTGTATAAGCAGCATTACTTACAGCCTGAACCACGTGTGAAGAGCTGTTTGCTAAATGACTAAATCACTGTTCTATATTTGAATAAGTATCTTGATGTAGTATGAATTGCTTTTAAGTCATTGAATCAAAAGATCCCCACTAAAAGTGCAGTTTTCAAAGCTTTGGTATGACTAATGGCTTCCAAACAGGAAAAAAGTTTCTTGGGTACAAAGGTTTCCAGCTACATCGGACCAAACCATGGCAGGTTACTGGCAGAGAGAGCAAACCTGTCCACCGCAGCCAGAATTTACCAGCTTGATGGCATCCATGCTGGCATCCTTACtgaatattattatattcaGTAATTCTGCAGTAGAGGCATACTATTGGAGCTTGATATAAATATTCGCAAACAGTTAAGTGTCTTATCCTGACAGCTGTTTGTCTCCAGAAAGGGGAGAGCCTGGCTGATGCAGATGTTTTCTCCAGTTCCCAGCCTCGGTACTCACGTAAGAAAAACTTTAACAAACCTTCTTTTACACTCTGCATGACATACGAGCGACCACTCTGAAAACTCTCCCATTTGCAGGTGCAGTGAGCGTGGATACTGTGAACAGCCAGCTTGCTCGAGTTCAAAAGGGCTACAGGCTGGAGGGCAGCGTGAAGGTGTGGTCCGACTTCCTCAGGATCCACCTGCACCCTCGCACCATCTCCGTCATCCACCAGTACAACCATGACGGGTAAAGTGTAATGTCAAGACTTTGTTGAATGAAACGAGGGAAAGCTTTGGGATTTCATTTCATGATAAAGTAAAGACTGATTAGAAGAGACTGATTAgagttttattccaaaatagCACAGGATTATGATTCGTAGCCAGATAACGCTGTATAAAGAAAACGCAACAATTACATATTCCTTCTACGCTGACAGTACAGTACCAGATTTTCTCCAGTAGATGTCAGGCTTTGCACAGATTTGGGCTTGAATCACAGACTGCTCTCTGTGGGCTGAATCTTTAAAGCTTGTTGCACTTCTGACTGCACCCCAAATAGTGACGTCTGTCCCTTTCACAGCTGATTAAGACATGGTGTTACATCACTAACTGGGGTGTGGCCATAAACGCAACATGCAAGTTTACACTCCctatttaaacatgtttaaaggATGGATTGTGTTTTAGTCAGTGGGTCAAATATGGGTCTCAATACAGCtctatatttgtatttgtgggTGTCCAGGGAGGCACATCGTCTGGAGGCTTTTGGCCAGGGAGAGGCTCTCCTGCAGGGGCCGGTGCTCGAGGAGCTGGAGGATAAACTACACTTCTTTGTAGAGGAGTGTGATTACCTTCAGGTAAGTCATTGCTTTTTATCCCAATAATGAATTTATTTgtactatattatattaaaaagtttttaaactCCTCTCTACTCATACAgtttcattcagtttgtttcttcttttgttcCGTACCGATCATTTCAttattcctcctctctctgcatccTGTTTTCCTCTCAGGGTTTCCAGGTTTTGTGTGACCTGGCTGATGGCTTTGCAGGcctggggtcaaaggtcacagagaTGTTACAGGACTCTTATGGCGGAAGAGGCATCCTAACCTGGGGGTTAGCACCTGTCAGCCACCCAAATTCAGTAAGTCATAAACTGAGTCAACTCAGTCCCTACCTGGCTATTTTATCTCTTACTGTTTTGTGAGAGGTTGTGTAAAAGCAGATGTTTTCTAAATGGGCTTCTGTACTTACAGTATTCTTTCTGTTCAACCAGACTCCAATGAAGGACCTCTACCACCAATTAAACTGCACATTAGGGACAGTCCACTTGGCCAGTAACAGCTCTTTCTTCTGCCCGTTGACCGTGCGCGGCGGACTAGGCAGACGACCCTCCTCTCCCATAGCATTCCCCCATCTAACTTATGATGTGagcttttagatttttttcatcaccgtattattattttcagactTTTATAGAGATATTTAATGGCAATATGTGGTGATCAGCAAGTTTCATTGGGTCAAATTTACTATTTTTAAGACCTTTTCAATGccttattttgaatttttattgactttgttttcattacatattgattaaatacataaattaaattcATAGAAACATGAtgataaatggaaataaatctGACCTCTGAACTAGCACAACACTAAACCACATGTTTAGACTTATAAAACTGGATTACTCCTTTTTAAGATTTAGAGTTTAAATATgattaaggacattttaagacttgcacacacactgttataGGTGCGTATAGGCATGAATACATGGAAAACTGGAATCTGATCTTGTCATTGTTTAACaacatctgtttgtgtctgcCTCTCCTCTGGGCCAGCCCTCACTGTGGTACCACTCCAGCTCTGTCCTGGCTTTGGCCCTGGATGCCCTCACTTTGCCTTACAGGCTGAGGAACAACAGCGTCCCCATGTGGCAGGTGGCAGATTCGCTGGCTGTATCTGGGAGAAAGGTGACTTACTGCTGCTGGATTAGctccattattttattttgctatgTTCACATCTCTATAGAGAAGGTTCTGAGCTCATGATGACCGACGTAATTTAAATTCTAGGTGGTGGCTGCTTATGGTGCCGTCCCCTTTCCCATGATGCACGGCAGCTCTCTCCCTGACGCCCTGAGTGCCTGCACAGATGCGCTGCCCTGGAAACCTCTATCAGCGTGCTCTGAACCTGATGATGGTCGTTGCTACAGCCAGTGGGCGACACTCAAAGGCTTTGCGGGCCAGAGACTAGTCAGGTCAGAATTTTATGAATAAATTTGTAATGTTACCATGCtttcacatattttaaacaTAAGAATGAAATGTATCTAAAACATTGGCGACTACGCTgagcatgttttatttgtagtaacataactttatttataaatcaTGTGAAGACAAGCTGAAACaccattaacatttttttttaaatacatctttAAAACTTTGAATTATCAAGGAAGAAAATGGCTTGTAAAAACAGGTATTAAACAACCCCCCAATCATCACATTAAAATCTTCTTTCACGTGTTATTGAAATAATTTCCTTTCCATCAGCTCCCTGGCTCCAGGGACTCAACCACCCACTCCCCTGCACAGCCTCCACAGTGGGGAAGACGTTCTGGCTTCCTACATCAGCTCTTTCTATCCTACAGCTCCTCTGTGAGTCCCCACAGTGTCGCACGCTGTGAACTAACAAATCATTTTACTTGTATGTCTTTAGATATATTTTAACACAACACTGGTcttctcgctctcgctctctctctctctctctctctctctctctctctctctctctcagggctctGCAGTTGGTGTCTACTCCCAGTAAGCTGACGCCACCTTTCCCTCAGATATTCAGTCAGTCCCTCGGCGCTGAGGGCTTCCTGCAGAGCCAGCCTCCCCCGCCTGGCTGTGAGCATATTTCTATTTCACTTTCCTCTTGTTGTCGGcctttttgtccatttttaacgtcttatttttgtctttaaacaACTTTTCTTCAACTTTGATTTGATGGTTTTATAAAATaatccttctctgtctctgcagctccggccCCTGCGGTCTCCTCTGTACCCGTCATGACCTCCCTCCAGTCTGGGCCTGCACTCGGCTCGTGGCTGTCTGAGCTGCATCGTGGTGCCAGCACTTTTGACATCCGACGTGTGGCCCCCAGCTTCCTCTCCCAGGGGCCCGAAATGGCCGACTACCAGGAGGCCCTGGAGCAGCTGCGCCTACTGGCCCGCTGTTACCGTGACAACAGTAGTGGGGCGATGCACTCTTcctcagaggaggaggatgatgactGACACTGGCAGTCTTAGGTCCATAATCTGGACAGACTGATGACTGCTAAGCTCAGTAACAGCAGCCTGTCGGCTTTGTTTGCCAGCCCGCATCCACTCATACGGACACAGAGAAGAAAAGGTTGGTGATGGACCAGGACTGAATTACACGGTAACAGAAAGAGGCGAAAAGTTTCTCATAAGCTGAAATAGACTGATAGAACTGAGCTGCAATACGCGATGAGGGAATATTAAGAAGTTAGACCTCTGCATGTACTATTCAGGAAGGTGATGGAAgtagtcaagtttatttatatagcacatttcacaCAACAGGCGTACCCTCAATGTGCTTAATAAAAAGCAAGCATCACGAAACTGTATGGAATGTTACATTCCCTCAAATAACGATTTACCTGtaattaaatgtgtttcataGTAAGTGTACACTATCAAACGACTGTATTCACATGAAGAGATGTAGTtgtcacacctgttttagccacAGGCACTTGAAAGAGTTCATAGCACAGATGTTGACACTTTAACCAGAGTTCTCGTGATCATATAGGAAGCTGCTTACCTTATCTCAATGCCACAGCCCAAAGTGACCAGCAGCCAGAAAAAGCAACATACCAATTTTATATTAAACAATTTAAAGCCAGCAACCTCAAGtgctttgtatttttactttatgaTTTGAAAAATTGGAATCAACTTTCAGcacactgttttttgttttgttttagacaTTTAACTTTGGTTAGAATATAGTTTTATGcagttaaaggataaggttATTCTGTATCTTCTTATtgtcaaatcccatgaaaagagcaaaacaaacGGTTTTCTGACTCCCCTATTCTGCCTGTGGCATTCAGCCCCAAACACTGAAGTAGTAAATCTTAAAAAACTGGTAATGAAAAtatgtgggggggggggtttaaagGCTACAAAATTTTCTTCAGGGTATCTGCAGATTTTTAAGTACAAATGTAATGACCtataagacctttttaataggaaaggaaaaaataataccATCACCGCGGCAAAAGAAATCGACGAACTAGACTACAGTATACAGCgttattgagttttattgaatttgaataactgaaatattcagtgcacattagctaacataactACCTTCTCATTAacgaaaataaaactgtatggcGGTAGTCGGATGAATGGTAGCTGAAGGCTTCGCCAGAGCGGCAGTGgtggtattcagatcctttcctgaagtaaaagtactaataccacactgtgaaaatactccactacaagtaaaagtcctgcattcaaaactttaattaAGTCAAAGTAAGTAAAGATCATTATCAGCAAaacatacttaaagtatcaaaagtaaaagtactcgttctgcagtaaaatgttccctgtcagtgttttattatcatatctgatgtttctggattgatattactgctgcattcatgtgtatgttgcattttactgatgtagatgtttaaggttgagctgattttaactactttatatacttttgggtagtttaatctacagcaatgcattatggtctataagatcatcatgtttgtagcgttgctgtcctgtgagaaccacgtgtCTCTAAAGTTTTCATgaactcagaaaaacagcctgtttttcGGATTTGTggcgatgcattttccagctcaTCCAGGGagagtttaaatagtttatttagcttatgaggaaggagaattttctcaacccacaAAGgaacttaatccttcagttcatcacaaacattcaccaaatttggagatacatggttttcactggagaggaagggtatgaaaaactgtcatctgaaaaatgccaaactgtcaaatgtagaggagtaaaaagtacaatatttgtctctgagatgtagcggagtagaaatcagcatgaaaagaaaagactcaagtacaAGTGCCTCTAatatgtacttaagtacagtactcgagtaaatgtacttagttacttttcaccactgcagAGCGGACCAGTAGACAAATCATCTCTAGTACGTGACTTTACAGCCAAACCAGCAGCAGCGGACGACTCGATTAATGGCGCTTGTGCTTTTGAGATGTCATGTGAGAATCCGTGCTTACTATTGTTCCAAGTTTCAATGTTTAGCGACAGTGTTTCACATCGCGCCTCTGTAACTTGTTATTGAATTTGCATTGCCCCGTGGCTGCGCCTGCACTGCTCGCAGCGTCGTGTTCTCGGTGTTTTCCTTTCCACCCCTGCAGCCCTCAAATCAGaagctgtgcacacacacacacacacacacacacacacacacgatcttCTTCTGGGTTAAATTGCGGATCACAGCCTGTGACAAGGCGTACTACCGCAACCTACCAGCCGGAGGCTACGCTGCCTATCAGACGGTGCGGAAATGgccatttttatatataaaataccggtaaaacataaaaactgaaggaatAAACCTCCAACGCTCATTCATTTTGCACCAGTTCAAATTTAAGGCCTTCCCTCCAACTCCAGACATTTTAAGACCTTGAATTTCAAAAACTAAAGACGTTTTAAGACTTTAAGGATCCGCAGGGACCCGGTTCTTAAGGAGCTGGGCTCTGCAGTTTTTAGTGAACAGGAGTAAATGGTGTatttgggactattttcagcagtggattaatacacatttggtgctctaacAGGTAAttatggcagcaggacggtgcaTGTGAGAGTGAcccaaaataaaaactgctcaTGTTCATGGTACTATAACCCGATGCAatggtgtggctcactgatCTTTTTGGTAGTTTCTTTTTGGGCAACACTGGAGCTTTATGGCACAGGAGTTTGCTCCATCAGGCTCTCGAAACACAGGCAATACTccgttcattgttttggtcttttcatcagatttgttgacaacaaaaCTATATAACATCACTTGCCTTTATCCTTAACTATCTCCCTTACAATTGAGAAGGGTAACTTTAGCCTGTTGACCATATAAAACCACAGTAATTTCATTTATTAGTTCAATAAGTCTATCAATGTTATAACCATCTACAAATGGAAACCTTGAACCATAACTGGTTTGCCACGCACTATTCCAGTTTGTCTATAATAACACTGGTTtcaaagaaatgtgtttatagACAAAAGGAAATCAAACAGCCCTGAGAAATTTGCTCCAACTACAGAAGTACTCATATCATGCCAAATCTTTATCAATACCTACCTCACTGACTTTGAATCTGTCACTgataacaaaaatacataaatccaTTGACAAATGCATtacaggcattttttttttatttgaaataaaatgatacaAGGATTTCACAAAAGGTGAGAAGATGTTAGAACATATTCCCACCCAGCATTTTGACAACAGTATGCTTctatttttgattaaaaaaaggctAAGACACATACCATACCATCATTTAAACTTATAAAACTGAGATTGCACCCTGTTATTTTACAGACACCTCCATACAAGACAGCTctaatgaaaaaatatgtaGAGTAAAAGTCAAATGAAATGGAGTAGCGTGTGCATAAAAGACATCGAGCACGAGTGCCTGGTATTCTACAGCTATTTATCAAAAAACAGGAGGCGGGGATAGTGTTGTGGGGGTCGGGGAATGGAGGACAGGGGGCGACACTGGGATAAGGGCTCatgacaaacagtccaaaatctGAACTAAGAGCGGGAACGGGAGCGAGAACGAGACTGGGAGCGGGATTTGGAGCGGGACTCTGAGCGGGAGGCGGATCGGGAGTGGGAGCGGGCTTTGGCAGGTGAGGGGGAACGGGATTTGGATTTGGACTTCGATTTAGACCTGGCTCTGGATTTGGATTCAGCAGGCGAGTGTGAACGGGAGCGAGAGCCCCTCTCAGGCTCGCCTCCCTCGTCGTCACTCTTGGGCGGCTCACGGCCCTTTGAGCCAGATTTCCTAGAGCGATCCTTAATTCCTGATCTAGAACGAGACCTGGACAAAGAGCGAGACCTGGACCTGGAATCGTCCTTCTTGCTCTTCTTCCCGTCTTTCTTGCTCTTTTTGCTCTTGGGGCTGCGACTCCTGCTGCGGTCCTTGTTCTTCTGAGCGCCGTTGCTgcgctcttcttcctccttcttgcTCTTGGCCTTATTCTTCTTGCTACGAGATCGGCTGCGGGAGCGGGAAGCCGCTCTGAGGACAAAATCAGAAACCAGAACTTAAGTATTTGATTCCTTGCTGTGCCCAACTttctcattttgaaaaaaataaaataataataacccgTCCACACAGGACTTGGGGATTATTTCCACCACAACCTATCAGGCTAAATGCGCTTTTACACAGAGCGCATAACTAAAGACACAATGCCAAAAAATTTGCTGgcaaaacacattcaaagtatttacatttgtcagaacacaaatttataacagttcttcaaataaaaaaaagggaCATTCTGACATCAACTATGCGTTTTGTGACGAGTAGATGAACTGTCAGTGCACAAAGAGAAACCAAAAGGCTATGTAGCCTTGGCCCGCTTAGATTAATCTAGTCTACGgccataaaatacaaaatagcaGCTCTAAATGTTAACCTACTACTTGCCGTCACTGGCTATAGGCTACATATGCACTTTCCTGGACTTGTCAACACCTATTTATAGAAGCATGTGCGCTCATCTTACTGCTAACTGGTTACGAAGTGCCAATATCTCaaggtgtgtgtttatttatttataataatataggCGGCTGCTGAGAGGCTTAAACAATAAGGTGATCCACGCAGCATGCAGTGGCGTTTGGGAGATAGATTGCACCGTTTGGACTTGGGAATTGGTGTGCAAACATGCACATCCACCTTGTTCAGTTGCTTGTTCAACAGCTTCTACAAGTTAGTTTACTCTTACTGTCTACTGACCGCTTGATTCACTACAGAAATGCCATGTAATTTGCATAATTACCCCTCTTTCAATTTCTTACCTGGAGTGGGAGCGGCTGCGACTGCTGCTCTCACTGCGGCTGTGGCTCTTGCGAGACCTGCGGCTCCTGGAGCGGGACCtgagaaaacacattaacaatTAGCAATAGTCACACTGCCTGTGGACCAACCGCAGTGGGGATTGTTATGAAGCTTTATCGGTTACTAGGCCAGCTTCTCTTAGATCTACAACTGTATGCTCCTTTCTCCAAAACAATTTTAAGCACTGCATATGAAACCCTGTTTAAAAACCCCAATGCATTGCTATATTTAGAAACGAAACATCAATATGCATCAGGAAGCCATGTATAATTACAGCGATGTCTCACCTGGAGCGGCTGCGACTGCGAGAATAAGAGCGTCTGCGCTTGGCTCCAGGCCGGTCCTCAATGAGCCGGATCTTTCTACCGTTCACTTCTGTGCCATCGAGCTTCTCCAGAGCCCTCTTCATGTCAGAGTAAAGCCTGAACTCTATCACCCCCTCATTCCTCCGGCCCTTGTGGGTGTCAGCGTAAGTCACCTCCCCTGCCTGCCTCATGTAGTCCTTTAGagaaatggaaacacacacaacaatcagAGGTAAAGTGATGACTTAATTGATATGCTTAAGGAAAATTTAAGACATGGTGACAATCTCAAAGAGGAAAAGCCACTAGCACTTTGGCAGCGTGCacacaaattatatattttactatTCTTTGTAACTGTTTTGGAAATGCAACATCTATCAATCTTGTGAAACTGGTTTGACAGTTCTAATGCATTGTATTCCTAAATTTAAATTTCTTAAGAACTAGACAACAGACAACTCTTGGTGTGCTACTTATTGGCTTTGGACATTACTTCCTTAgcatgtgaaaaacaaaaaaacttacATGTTATGTAagataacaaataaacaatacatACCTTCAAGTCCTGCCAGCTGCAGCGGCTGGAAAGATTCTCAACAATGAGCCGATAATCTGTCCTTATCGGTGGACCATATCTGTCTCTTCCCCAGCGCCCATATCCACCTTTTAAAGGtacaaggaaagga encodes the following:
- the srsf4 gene encoding serine/arginine-rich splicing factor 4 isoform X2, with amino-acid sequence MKTAFPIRPRPGGEDAMGLGTDVGSALIGGYGRWGRDRYGPPIRTDYRLIVENLSSRCSWQDLKDYMRQAGEVTYADTHKGRRNEGVIEFRLYSDMKRALEKLDGTEVNGRKIRLIEDRPGAKRRRSYSRSRSRSRSRSRSRRSRKSHSRSESSSRSRSHSRAASRSRSRSRSKKNKAKSKKEEEERSNGAQKNKDRSRSRSPKSKKSKKDGKKSKKDDSRSRSRSLSRSRSRSGIKDRSRKSGSKGREPPKSDDEGGEPERGSRSRSHSPAESKSRARSKSKSKSKSRSPSPAKARSHSRSASRSESRSKSRSQSRSRSRSRS
- the msto1 gene encoding protein misato homolog 1, which translates into the protein MGSLCREVITLQLGHYSNFVGTHWWNLQDASLSYDPETPQDDIQSDVVFREGQTLGGHVTHTPRLIAMDLKGSLRTLRLEGSLYDTGKDTSAVTWEGSLMMHEESPPAKNPFLEDLDKLDKGESLADADVFSSSQPRYSRAVSVDTVNSQLARVQKGYRLEGSVKVWSDFLRIHLHPRTISVIHQYNHDGEAHRLEAFGQGEALLQGPVLEELEDKLHFFVEECDYLQGFQVLCDLADGFAGLGSKVTEMLQDSYGGRGILTWGLAPVSHPNSTPMKDLYHQLNCTLGTVHLASNSSFFCPLTVRGGLGRRPSSPIAFPHLTYDPSLWYHSSSVLALALDALTLPYRLRNNSVPMWQVADSLAVSGRKVVAAYGAVPFPMMHGSSLPDALSACTDALPWKPLSACSEPDDGRCYSQWATLKGFAGQRLVSSLAPGTQPPTPLHSLHSGEDVLASYISSFYPTAPLALQLVSTPSKLTPPFPQIFSQSLGAEGFLQSQPPPPGSPAPAVSSVPVMTSLQSGPALGSWLSELHRGASTFDIRRVAPSFLSQGPEMADYQEALEQLRLLARCYRDNSSGAMHSSSEEEDDD
- the srsf4 gene encoding serine/arginine-rich splicing factor 4 isoform X3, whose product is MKTAFPIRPRPGGGYGRWGRDRYGPPIRTDYRLIVENLSSRCSWQDLKDYMRQAGEVTYADTHKGRRNEGVIEFRLYSDMKRALEKLDGTEVNGRKIRLIEDRPGAKRRRSYSRSRSRSRSRSRSRRSRKSHSRSESSSRSRSHSRAASRSRSRSRSKKNKAKSKKEEEERSNGAQKNKDRSRSRSPKSKKSKKDGKKSKKDDSRSRSRSLSRSRSRSGIKDRSRKSGSKGREPPKSDDEGGEPERGSRSRSHSPAESKSRARSKSKSKSKSRSPSPAKARSHSRSASRSESRSKSRSQSRSRSRSRS
- the srsf4 gene encoding serine/arginine-rich splicing factor 4 isoform X1 translates to MSRVYIGRLSYRAREKDVERFFKGYGKILEVDLKNGYGFVEFDDPRDADDAVYDLNGKELCGERVIVEHTKGPRRDGGYGGRSGYGRWGRDRYGPPIRTDYRLIVENLSSRCSWQDLKDYMRQAGEVTYADTHKGRRNEGVIEFRLYSDMKRALEKLDGTEVNGRKIRLIEDRPGAKRRRSYSRSRSRSRSRSRSRRSRKSHSRSESSSRSRSHSRAASRSRSRSRSKKNKAKSKKEEEERSNGAQKNKDRSRSRSPKSKKSKKDGKKSKKDDSRSRSRSLSRSRSRSGIKDRSRKSGSKGREPPKSDDEGGEPERGSRSRSHSPAESKSRARSKSKSKSKSRSPSPAKARSHSRSASRSESRSKSRSQSRSRSRSRS